Proteins encoded in a region of the Vicia villosa cultivar HV-30 ecotype Madison, WI linkage group LG5, Vvil1.0, whole genome shotgun sequence genome:
- the LOC131601890 gene encoding auxin response factor 10-like, with protein MKEGEKGFLDPQLWHACAGGMVQIPQVNTKVFYFPQGHAEHANTNIDLRVSVPSLILCKVVDVKFMADPETDEVFAIMKLLPLRNSEVGYIEEGVGGGGGGDGLGNSEKPASFAKTLTQSDANNGGGFSVPRYCAETIFPRLDYAAEPPVQTVVAKDVHGELWKFRHIYRGTPRRHLLTTGWSSFVNQKKLVAGDSVVFLRSENGELCVGIRRAKKGIGSGFDGSSCGWTSGSGSNSVNCGIGPFGAFSFFLKEENKALRNGCVGVGGDVSGRVKVRHEDVMEAVKLAANNQPFEVVYYPRASTPEFCVKASSVRAAMRIQWCSGMRFKMPFETEDSSRISWFMGTIASVHVVDPIRWPNSPWRLLQVTWDEPDLLQNVKCVSPWLVELVSNIPVLHFTPFTPPRKKLRFPQNLDFPLGVQFPSPTFSGNQLGPNGPFFGLSDNAPACIQGARQAQFGGISLSDLNLSNNKLQLGLFPTNVQHVDVRTRISNGNNMINNDKNKESLSCLLSIGKKSDKSLEKSQSDDVVVVKKHQFFLFGQPILTEQQISKNCSKDVVVDESKNKEKWFLDAVSAGKGSDAAEFSWQLGLDIGHCKVFLESEDVGRTLDLSLLGSYEELYKKLANMFDLEKSEMLTRVFYRDATGAVKQTGEEPFSDFMKTAKRLTILTDSVNKNVRGAWITGTRNGEHGLDASNKTGPLSIIA; from the exons ATGAAGGAAGGTGAAAAAGGGTTTTTGGATCCACAGTTATGGCACGCTTGTGCTGGTGGAATGGTTCAGATACCTCAGGTGAATACCAAAGTTTTCTACTTTCCACAAGGGCATGCTGAACATGCTAACACAAACATTGATCTGAGGGTTTCGGTTCCTTCGCTGATTCTGTGTAAAGTTGTTGATGTTAAGTTTATGGCTGACCCGGAAACTGATGAGGTTTTTGCTATAATGAAGCTTCTGCCTTTGAGAAACTCAGAGGTTGGTTACATTGAAGAAGgtgttggtggtggtggtggtggtgatggtTTGGGGAATTCTGAAAAGCCTGCTTCTTTTGCGAAGACTTTGACTCAATCTGATGCAAACAATGGTGGAGGGTTTTCTGTTCCGAGATATTGCGCTGAGACGATCTTTCCGCGGCTGGATTACGCGGCTGAGCCGCCTGTTCAGACGGTGGTGGCGAAGGATGTTCATGGCGAGCTTTGGAAGTTTAGGCATATATATCGAGGGACACCGCGTAGGCACTTGCTTACGACAGGGTGGAGTAGTTTTGTGAACCAGAAGAAGCTTGTTGCTGGTGATTCTGTGGTGTTTCTGAGGTCTGAGAATGGTGAATTGTGTGTCGGAATTCGAAGGGCGAAGAAGGGAATTGGTAGTGGTTTTGATGGTTCATCTTGTGGTTGGACTTCGGGTTCGGGTTCTAACAGTGTTAATTGTGGGATTGGGCCTTTTGGGGCGTTTTCGTTTTTCTTGAAAGAGGAGAATAAGGCATTGAGAAATGGTTGTGTTGGTGTTGGTGGTGATGTGAGTGGAAGAGTTAAAGTGAGGCATGAAGATGTTATGGAAGCTGTGAAATTGGCTGCTAATAACCAACCATTTGAAGTTGTTTACTATCCGAGAGCAAGCACTCCCGAGTTTTGTGTTAAGGCTTCATCTGTTCGAGCTGCTATGAGGATTCAATGGTGTTCCGGGATGAGGTTCAAGATGCCGTTTGAAACCGAAGACTCGTCTAGGATTAGTTGGTTCATGGGAACCATTGCTTCTGTTCATGTTGTCGATCCTATTCGCTGGCCTAATTCCCCGTGGCGCCTTCTTCAG GTTACATGGGACGAGCCGGATTTACTACAAAATGTGAAGTGTGTTAGTCCGTGGTTGGTCGAACTGGTATCAAACATACCGGTCCTTCATTTCACACCATTCACTCCACCGAGGAAGAAGCTGCGGTTTCCTCAAAACCTCGACTTCCCCCTCGGCGTTCAATTTCCGTCACCGACGTTTTCAGGCAACCAGCTCGGGCCAAACGGTCCTTTCTTCGGTTTATCTGATAATGCTCCTGCATGTATACAGGGAGCCAGGCAAGCTCAATTTGGAGGAATATCTCTTTCAGATCTCAACCTTAGCAACAATAAACTTCAGTTAGGGTTGTTTCCGACAAATGTTCAGCACGTTGACGTGCGTACTAGGATTTCAAACGGAAACAACATGATCAACAATGATAAGAACAAAGAAAGCTTATCGTGCTTGTTGTCCATAGGGAAAAAGTCTGATAAGAGTTTGGAGAAATCTCAAtctgatgatgttgttgttgttaagaaACATCAGTTTTTTCTTTTCGGTCAGCCGATACTCACTGAGCAACAAATTTCCAAAAACTGTTCTAAAGATGTAGTAGTAGATGAGAGTAAGAACAAAGAGAAGTGGTTTCTGGATGCAGTTTCAGCAGGAAAAGGTTCTGATGCTGCAGAGTTCAGTTGGCAACTTGGGCTGGACATTGGTCACTGCAAGGTTTTCTTGGAGTCAGAAGATGTTGGAAGGACACTCGATTTATCACTTCTTGGTTCTTATGAAGAGCTCTACAAGAAACtggcaaacatgtttgatttAGAGAAATCTGAGATGTTGACTCGCGTGTTCTACCGCGATGCAACAGGTGCTGTGAAACAAACTGGTGAAGAACCCTTCAG TGACTTCATGAAGACAGCAAAAAGATTGACAATTCTGACAGATTCAGTCAACAAAAATGTTAGAGG GGCTTGGATTACAGGAACTAGAAATGGTGAACATGGACTGGATGCATCAAACAAAACAGGTCCTCTAAGCATAATTGCTTAA